The following proteins are co-located in the Planctomycetota bacterium genome:
- a CDS encoding TOBE-like domain-containing protein → ANPFVMDFLGNVNVFSGRVQGGKAWFGTSDAPVEFPEYPHAESREATLYIRPHELDIERSVNGAGGLRAEIRRINPTGSLVKVYAVASEYNAPIHVELNPERYGELRLREGESVYIVPKRVRAFWPEYSI, encoded by the coding sequence GGCCAATCCGTTCGTGATGGACTTTCTGGGGAATGTCAACGTCTTCAGCGGCCGCGTCCAGGGCGGCAAAGCCTGGTTCGGTACCAGTGACGCACCAGTCGAGTTTCCTGAATATCCGCACGCCGAGTCGCGCGAGGCGACGCTTTACATCCGCCCGCACGAGTTGGACATCGAGCGCTCGGTGAACGGCGCGGGGGGCTTGCGCGCGGAAATCCGCCGTATCAACCCGACCGGTTCGCTGGTCAAGGTCTATGCCGTGGCCAGCGAGTACAACGCGCCGATCCACGTCGAGTTGAATCCCGAGCGTTACGGCGAGCTGCGTTTGCGCGAAGGAGAATCGGTTTACATCGTCCCCAAGCGCGTCCGCGCGTTCTGGCCCGAGTACAGCATTTAA
- a CDS encoding BON domain-containing protein: METINHTATLFAADDRLRERIISSFARLPLPLHRLVRIEVNQGVVHLRGQVRSYYEKQLAYAISRRVPGVKEVVDRVAVTYPVSSHQAAPVEAAPRETTLPRRTVTFEAYAPRPGHNLPRPEPKAPAYTGRHVKLDLGLDLEEYLSERAWPVAG; encoded by the coding sequence ATGGAAACCATCAACCACACCGCCACGTTGTTCGCCGCTGATGACCGCTTGCGCGAGCGGATCATCTCGTCCTTTGCTCGCCTGCCGCTCCCCTTGCACCGCTTGGTGCGGATCGAAGTCAATCAAGGGGTCGTCCACCTGCGCGGGCAGGTGCGCAGCTACTATGAAAAGCAACTCGCCTACGCCATCTCGCGGCGTGTTCCGGGCGTGAAAGAAGTGGTGGACCGCGTCGCGGTCACCTATCCGGTCAGTTCTCACCAGGCCGCCCCGGTTGAAGCAGCGCCGCGCGAGACTACCCTGCCGCGTCGCACCGTCACGTTCGAGGCCTACGCTCCCCGCCCGGGGCATAACCTGCCGCGTCCCGAACCCAAGGCGCCGGCCTACACCGGCCGGCATGTGAAGCTGGACCTGGGGCTCGACCTGGAAGAGTACCTGTCCGAGCGCGCTTGGCCCGTCGCCGGCTAA
- a CDS encoding DUF2752 domain-containing protein, whose product MSRGSRWSLILLLGALVATAATLDMHDTTGVELFGYRLPELCAWRRLLNRNCPGCGLTRSWVAALHGRPGLSFQMHPLGMPLLALVVGMIGYQGYRLARPAPEVASPEAGQRSESAS is encoded by the coding sequence ATGAGCCGCGGTTCGCGCTGGTCGCTGATCCTGTTGCTGGGCGCGCTGGTGGCGACGGCTGCCACGTTGGACATGCACGACACCACGGGGGTCGAGTTGTTCGGCTACCGATTGCCCGAGTTGTGCGCCTGGCGGCGGTTGTTGAATCGCAATTGTCCGGGCTGTGGGCTGACGCGATCGTGGGTGGCGGCGCTGCACGGGCGGCCCGGCCTGTCGTTTCAGATGCACCCGCTGGGGATGCCGCTGTTGGCGCTGGTCGTGGGCATGATCGGCTATCAGGGATATCGCCTGGCGCGGCCAGCCCCGGAGGTCGCGTCCCCCGAAGCTGGCCAGCGCAGCGAGTCGGCGAGTTGA
- a CDS encoding glycosyltransferase family 39 protein, which translates to MKSDSAAETSTSAGLLSGPRMLAGSAARLRLGRGAAVIIMVAGLGTLPWLLSDKRPLSPREARSIAVAREMLASGNFVVPRLDGAPVTDQGPLSYWLIAGAMKAFGHESIWASRLPSGLAMIGTALVIAAMTARWQGSRFGLFTGLVQLTTGHAVLVGAAADGVALLTLIVAAAVAVFSLAQVDSPHGRRTARWVPCLFHVLVAVSFLDKLIAGPVLIMVACGGYFVVQRHWRDFKFLFHPLGQLLCGCLMLGWIVPLVMMDPPALDRFLPHHLFRSNATAVAPVDWRLGWLLSFPVLMLPWTPVMLWGVWQTFRTGVLTQPFWRMLGVWAVPGSWLLAAGWFRGEPLNTALLTPLSAFTVYGAWQLIRRRWVTYATGVPWRKYRNES; encoded by the coding sequence ATGAAGTCTGATTCCGCAGCCGAAACGTCGACCAGCGCTGGCTTGCTGTCGGGGCCGCGCATGCTGGCCGGCTCGGCGGCGCGCCTTCGGCTGGGTCGCGGCGCCGCAGTCATCATCATGGTCGCCGGGCTCGGCACGCTGCCCTGGCTGTTGAGCGACAAACGGCCCCTTTCGCCGCGCGAAGCGCGCTCGATCGCCGTGGCGCGCGAGATGCTGGCCAGTGGCAACTTCGTCGTGCCGCGCCTGGACGGCGCGCCGGTGACCGATCAGGGGCCGCTCAGCTATTGGCTGATCGCCGGCGCGATGAAGGCGTTCGGCCACGAGTCGATCTGGGCCTCGCGACTACCCAGCGGTTTGGCCATGATCGGCACGGCGCTGGTGATCGCGGCCATGACGGCCCGCTGGCAGGGGAGCCGGTTCGGGCTGTTCACCGGTCTGGTGCAATTGACCACCGGGCATGCTGTGCTGGTCGGCGCGGCGGCCGACGGAGTGGCGCTGTTGACGTTAATCGTCGCGGCCGCGGTCGCGGTCTTCTCACTGGCCCAGGTCGACAGCCCGCACGGCCGCCGCACCGCCCGTTGGGTGCCGTGCCTGTTCCATGTGCTGGTCGCGGTCTCGTTCCTTGACAAGCTGATCGCCGGCCCGGTGCTAATCATGGTCGCCTGCGGCGGTTACTTCGTCGTGCAGCGGCACTGGCGCGACTTCAAGTTTCTGTTCCACCCGCTCGGGCAACTTTTGTGCGGCTGCTTGATGCTCGGTTGGATTGTTCCCTTGGTGATGATGGACCCGCCGGCGCTCGACCGGTTCTTGCCACATCATCTGTTTCGCTCGAACGCAACGGCCGTCGCTCCGGTCGATTGGCGATTGGGCTGGCTGCTGTCGTTTCCGGTGCTGATGTTGCCCTGGACGCCCGTCATGCTGTGGGGCGTCTGGCAAACCTTTCGCACCGGCGTGCTGACCCAGCCGTTCTGGCGGATGCTCGGTGTGTGGGCCGTGCCGGGGTCGTGGCTCTTGGCGGCCGGCTGGTTCCGCGGCGAGCCGCTGAACACGGCACTGCTCACGCCGCTGTCGGCATTCACGGTCTACGGCGCGTGGCAATTGATCCGCCGCCGCTGGGTGACCTACGCGACCGGCGTTCCTTGGCGCAAGTACCGCAATGAATCTTAG
- a CDS encoding sensor histidine kinase, with the protein MSAGPAEAPTAEEQIALLKQQVARLQKLTAMGELVSTTTHEFNNVLMTILNYAKLGMRSQDQASRDKAFDKILTATQRAARITTGILAFARNRSTSLEPTDLRRVIDDTLLLLEREMTKYRVHVETNLQAAPPALANGNQIQQVLTNLLINARQAMPHGGRIIITLGFDPQLQMVELQVRDTGTGMPTEVMHQIFDSFFTTKQGPDATGKGGTGLGLSACRDIIEAHHGKIRVESAPGRGTQFTIRLPAAPAIAPTLATAPTTTATSTFPLVNRAV; encoded by the coding sequence ATGTCTGCTGGCCCCGCCGAAGCTCCCACCGCCGAGGAACAAATCGCCTTGCTCAAGCAGCAAGTCGCTCGGCTGCAAAAGCTCACGGCCATGGGCGAGTTGGTCAGCACGACCACGCACGAATTCAACAATGTGCTGATGACGATTCTGAATTACGCCAAGCTGGGCATGCGTTCCCAGGACCAGGCCTCGCGCGACAAAGCGTTCGACAAGATTCTGACCGCGACCCAGCGTGCCGCGCGGATCACGACTGGCATTCTGGCCTTTGCCCGCAATCGCAGCACGTCGCTCGAGCCGACCGATCTGCGGCGCGTGATCGACGACACGTTGCTGCTGCTCGAACGCGAGATGACCAAGTACCGCGTTCACGTCGAAACGAACCTTCAGGCCGCTCCCCCCGCGCTGGCCAACGGCAACCAGATTCAGCAAGTGCTGACGAACTTGCTGATCAACGCCCGACAGGCCATGCCGCACGGCGGACGAATTATCATCACCCTAGGCTTCGACCCGCAGTTGCAGATGGTCGAGCTGCAGGTGCGCGACACCGGCACCGGAATGCCGACTGAGGTGATGCACCAGATTTTCGATTCGTTCTTCACGACGAAGCAAGGTCCTGACGCGACAGGCAAGGGGGGAACCGGCCTCGGGCTGTCCGCCTGCCGCGATATCATCGAAGCGCACCACGGTAAGATTCGCGTCGAGAGCGCGCCGGGCCGCGGCACGCAGTTCACCATTCGCCTGCCGGCCGCGCCGGCGATAGCGCCGACGCTGGCCACAGCGCCAACTACGACGGCGACGAGCACGTTTCCGCTCGTCAATCGCGCTGTCTGA